One genomic window of Cupriavidus malaysiensis includes the following:
- a CDS encoding cryptochrome/photolyase family protein, giving the protein MSTTRQPYRIGRRFARGLVWFRRDLRLDDHAALHYALKHCARVWCVFVLDRDILDPLLARGLQADRRVAFILASLRALDAALRAAGGGLIVRHARAAEALPALARELDAEAVFANHDYEPSARARDAAVAAALAAQSRALFHFKDQVVFEEDEILNGQGRPFGVFTPYKNAWLKTLQPFDLRPYPVAPYLGALAPADGHAGPLPSLAALGFAPTNLAALPLPPGSEGAHALFDDFLARLGDYGRRRDFPALRGPSYLSVHLRFGTISIRTLARAAHEAALRGGADADGAAVWLSELIWREFYFMILHHHPQVAQGRSFHPAYDAIRWLDGPLADDYFAAWRDGRTGYPLVDAAMLQLAQSGYMHNRLRMVSASFLCKDLGIDWRRGEQLFADRLNDFDLAANNGGWQWASSSGCDAQPYFRIFNPVTQSQKFDPQGRFIRKYLPQLAALPDKYLHAPWTAPDDVLAAARVRLGETYPRPIVQHDVARRQTLERYAVVKARAAGTGAQA; this is encoded by the coding sequence CGCGCGGCCTGGTCTGGTTTCGCCGTGACCTGCGCCTCGACGACCATGCGGCGCTGCATTATGCCCTCAAGCACTGCGCGCGGGTATGGTGCGTGTTCGTGCTCGACCGGGACATCCTCGATCCCCTGCTCGCCCGCGGCCTGCAGGCCGACCGGCGCGTGGCGTTCATCCTGGCCTCGCTGCGCGCGCTGGATGCCGCGCTGCGGGCCGCAGGCGGCGGCCTGATCGTGCGCCATGCGCGCGCGGCCGAGGCGCTGCCGGCACTGGCCCGCGAACTGGATGCCGAAGCGGTCTTCGCCAACCACGACTACGAACCTTCCGCCCGCGCGCGTGACGCGGCGGTCGCCGCGGCGCTGGCCGCGCAATCGCGCGCCCTCTTCCACTTCAAGGACCAGGTGGTATTCGAGGAGGACGAGATCCTGAACGGTCAGGGCAGGCCGTTCGGGGTCTTCACACCGTACAAGAACGCCTGGCTCAAGACCCTGCAGCCGTTCGACCTGCGGCCCTACCCGGTTGCGCCCTACCTGGGCGCGCTGGCGCCGGCGGACGGGCATGCCGGCCCGCTGCCATCGCTGGCAGCGCTGGGCTTCGCCCCGACCAACCTGGCCGCCCTGCCGCTGCCCCCCGGCAGCGAGGGGGCCCATGCCCTGTTCGACGACTTTCTCGCCCGCCTCGGCGACTACGGCCGCCGCCGCGACTTTCCCGCCCTGCGCGGCCCCAGCTACTTGTCGGTGCACCTGCGCTTCGGCACCATCTCCATCCGCACCCTGGCGCGCGCCGCACACGAGGCAGCGCTGCGCGGCGGCGCCGATGCCGACGGCGCCGCTGTGTGGCTGTCGGAACTGATCTGGCGCGAGTTCTACTTCATGATCCTGCACCACCATCCGCAGGTGGCGCAGGGCCGCAGCTTCCATCCGGCCTACGACGCCATCCGCTGGCTCGACGGCCCGCTCGCCGACGACTACTTCGCTGCCTGGCGCGATGGCCGCACCGGCTACCCGCTCGTCGATGCCGCCATGCTCCAGCTCGCGCAGAGTGGCTACATGCACAACCGCCTGCGCATGGTCAGCGCCAGCTTCCTGTGCAAGGACCTGGGGATCGACTGGCGGCGCGGCGAGCAGCTGTTCGCCGACCGGCTCAATGACTTCGACCTGGCGGCCAACAACGGCGGCTGGCAATGGGCGTCGTCGAGCGGCTGCGATGCGCAGCCCTACTTCCGCATCTTCAACCCGGTCACGCAATCGCAGAAGTTCGACCCGCAGGGCCGCTTCATCCGCAAGTACCTGCCCCAGCTGGCGGCGCTGCCGGACAAGTACCTGCATGCACCGTGGACCGCGCCGGACGACGTGTTGGCCGCGGCGCGCGTGCGCCTGGGCGAGACCTATCCGCGCCCCATCGTGCAGCACGATGTCGCGCGCAGGCAGACGCTGGAGCGCTATGCGGTGGTCAAGGCCCGCGCGGCCGGCACCGGCGCGCAGGCATGA